The following proteins are co-located in the Chloroflexota bacterium genome:
- a CDS encoding LLM class flavin-dependent oxidoreductase, protein MELGYFTMPLHPPDSNIAQTLEDDIEQLVVLDELGYIEAWIGEHFTSVWENIPAPDLFIANALGRTKNIRLGTGVTCMPNHNPFMIAHRIAQLDQMAQGRFMWGVGSGGFVGDFTVFGFDPESGEHRGMARDSVETILKLWNDPEPGVYEHKFWRFEIPEPVEDVGLAFHMKPYQMPHPPIGVAGVSPKSETLYLAGERGWIPMSINLVPVHQLATHWDAVSEGAARTGQTADRRTWRIAREVYVAETTEQARQDMLDGVFARDFDNYFKPLLSHMGQLGLMKSDPDMPDDEVTAEYLLDNIWVVGSPDDVADKIRTIYEEVGGFGVLLAMGHEWQPKDKWTRSMTLLMEDVLPKLADLD, encoded by the coding sequence ATGGAACTCGGCTACTTCACGATGCCCTTGCATCCGCCCGACTCCAACATCGCGCAGACGCTGGAAGACGATATAGAGCAACTTGTCGTCCTCGACGAACTCGGCTACATCGAGGCGTGGATAGGCGAGCACTTCACATCCGTGTGGGAGAACATCCCCGCGCCGGACCTGTTCATCGCCAACGCGCTCGGCAGAACTAAGAACATACGGCTCGGCACGGGCGTAACCTGCATGCCCAACCACAACCCTTTTATGATCGCTCATCGCATCGCGCAGCTCGACCAGATGGCGCAAGGGCGCTTTATGTGGGGCGTAGGCTCCGGCGGCTTCGTCGGCGACTTCACCGTGTTCGGCTTCGACCCCGAATCCGGCGAGCATCGCGGCATGGCGCGTGACTCCGTGGAGACCATCCTGAAGCTATGGAACGACCCTGAACCGGGCGTCTATGAGCACAAGTTTTGGCGCTTCGAGATACCTGAGCCTGTGGAAGATGTAGGGCTTGCATTTCACATGAAGCCCTACCAGATGCCGCACCCGCCCATCGGCGTCGCCGGCGTCTCCCCCAAATCCGAGACTCTGTATCTCGCAGGCGAGCGCGGCTGGATTCCCATGAGCATCAACCTCGTGCCCGTGCACCAGCTCGCGACGCACTGGGACGCCGTGAGCGAAGGAGCGGCGCGTACCGGGCAGACCGCTGACCGCAGAACATGGCGCATCGCGCGCGAAGTCTATGTCGCCGAAACAACCGAACAAGCGCGGCAGGACATGCTCGACGGCGTGTTCGCGCGTGATTTCGACAACTACTTCAAGCCGCTGCTGTCGCACATGGGGCAGCTCGGGCTGATGAAGAGCGATCCGGATATGCCGGACGACGAGGTTACCGCAGAATACCTGCTGGACAACATCTGGGTCGTAGGCAGCCCGGACGATGTCGCGGACAAGATTCGCACCATATACGAAGAGGTCGGTGGTTTCGGCGTGCTGCTCGCAATGGGACACGAATGGCAGCCCAAAGACAAGTGGACGCGCTCCATGACGCTGCTGATGGAAGATGTCCTGCCCAAGCTGGCGGATCTTGATTAG
- a CDS encoding HigA family addiction module antidote protein produces MATNTASKTEKLPPIHPGEILDEEFLQPMGITQYRLAKSIGVDARRIHAIVHGQRSITAETALLFSRFFENSAEFWMGLQSQYDLETAEDRLSQRLDSVKAYSIQGDHRQSV; encoded by the coding sequence ATGGCTACTAATACTGCGTCCAAAACTGAAAAGTTGCCTCCTATACACCCCGGCGAAATCCTCGACGAGGAATTCCTTCAACCTATGGGTATAACGCAATACCGTTTGGCGAAATCCATCGGCGTAGATGCGCGTCGTATTCATGCCATCGTCCACGGCCAGCGCTCCATCACTGCTGAAACTGCCCTGCTGTTCTCACGCTTCTTTGAAAATAGCGCGGAGTTCTGGATGGGACTGCAAAGTCAGTATGACTTGGAGACTGCTGAAGACCGTTTATCCCAAAGGCTGGATAGTGTAAAAGCATACTCAATTCAGGGAGACCACAGGCAAAGCGTGTAA
- a CDS encoding type II toxin-antitoxin system RelE/ParE family toxin, whose amino-acid sequence MIRSYRNRDTRLVAERRRVNRFPYDVQRRAQSKLMMLNNTTDLGDLRTPPGNRLEALSGDRRGQHSIRVKRQWRICFVWRNGDAYQVEIVDYH is encoded by the coding sequence GTGATTCGGAGTTATCGAAACAGGGACACCCGTCTGGTGGCGGAACGCCGCCGTGTCAATCGATTCCCGTACGATGTTCAGCGTCGCGCCCAGAGTAAGTTGATGATGCTCAATAACACCACGGACCTGGGCGATCTGAGAACGCCTCCCGGCAATCGACTGGAGGCTCTTTCAGGTGATAGAAGGGGACAGCACAGTATTCGCGTCAAGCGTCAGTGGCGTATATGTTTTGTGTGGCGAAACGGAGACGCCTATCAGGTAGAGATAGTCGATTACCACTAG
- a CDS encoding citramalate synthase produces MSYVSLYDTTLRDGTQGEGISLSVADKLAICKRLDELGVHYIEGGWPGSNPRDAEFFERAKSLRLANATLTAFGSTRRANIGADEDANLAALLEAETPVVTLVGKSWDLHVTRVLETSLEENLAMISDSVAYLVGQGKRVFFDAEHFFDGYKANAHYAVQAVRAAEVAGAECVILCDTNGGMMPDEISAIVHQVRQRSSVELGIHTHNDADMAVAGTIAAVRAGATQVQGTMNGYGERCGNANLVSLIANLKIKMGVECVSDTQLASLTEASRYVAEVANMPTLSSQPYVGGSAFAHKGGLHAAAVSKVEHSYQHIQPRSIGNDKRVLVSDLSGRGNILWRARELCPDAELTQVQARQLLQEIKERENQGFQYEGAEASFELLVRRMQPGYTAPFSLVDFVSMVEKRSNGNDNGAKDPHDIASQVMLKVRVGDEVMHTAASGNGPVNALDHALRKALEQFYPQLKDVRLLDYKVRIVDQGGGTGSVVRVLIDSTDGKRTWSTVGSSENIIEASWYALADSLELWLAREAVSS; encoded by the coding sequence ATGTCTTATGTATCGCTATACGACACCACGCTGCGAGACGGCACACAGGGGGAGGGCATATCGTTGTCTGTCGCGGACAAGCTCGCCATCTGTAAGCGGCTCGATGAACTTGGCGTGCACTACATCGAGGGCGGCTGGCCCGGCTCCAACCCGCGCGACGCCGAGTTCTTCGAGCGCGCCAAGTCGTTGCGCCTTGCGAACGCCACGCTCACCGCGTTCGGCAGCACGCGCCGCGCCAACATCGGCGCCGATGAAGACGCCAACCTAGCCGCGCTGCTCGAAGCTGAAACACCCGTCGTTACCCTAGTCGGCAAGAGCTGGGACTTGCATGTTACTCGCGTGCTGGAAACATCGCTCGAAGAAAACTTGGCGATGATTTCCGACTCGGTGGCGTATCTGGTCGGTCAGGGCAAGCGCGTGTTCTTCGACGCCGAGCACTTCTTCGACGGCTACAAGGCAAACGCGCACTACGCCGTGCAAGCCGTCCGCGCAGCCGAAGTCGCCGGCGCGGAATGCGTCATCCTGTGTGATACCAACGGCGGCATGATGCCCGACGAAATCTCCGCCATCGTGCATCAGGTGCGGCAGCGCTCATCGGTCGAACTCGGCATCCACACGCACAACGACGCTGATATGGCGGTCGCCGGCACGATTGCCGCCGTGCGCGCCGGCGCGACGCAAGTGCAAGGCACGATGAACGGATACGGCGAACGCTGCGGCAACGCCAACCTCGTCTCGCTCATCGCCAACTTGAAAATCAAGATGGGCGTGGAGTGCGTATCCGACACGCAGTTGGCATCGCTGACCGAGGCGAGCCGCTATGTCGCGGAAGTGGCGAACATGCCTACGCTAAGCTCGCAGCCGTATGTGGGCGGCAGCGCGTTCGCCCACAAGGGTGGCTTGCACGCGGCGGCGGTGTCCAAAGTTGAGCATAGCTACCAGCACATACAGCCGCGCAGCATCGGCAACGACAAGCGCGTGCTGGTCTCCGACCTATCCGGTCGCGGCAACATCCTGTGGCGCGCGCGCGAACTCTGCCCCGACGCCGAATTGACGCAGGTGCAGGCGCGTCAGCTGCTGCAAGAGATAAAAGAGCGCGAAAACCAAGGGTTCCAGTACGAGGGCGCAGAGGCGTCGTTTGAGCTGCTGGTGCGGCGAATGCAGCCGGGATATACTGCGCCCTTCTCTCTGGTCGATTTCGTGTCCATGGTCGAAAAGCGCTCCAATGGCAACGACAACGGCGCGAAAGACCCGCACGACATCGCATCGCAGGTAATGCTGAAAGTGCGCGTAGGCGACGAAGTGATGCACACCGCCGCATCCGGCAACGGTCCAGTCAACGCGCTCGACCACGCGCTGCGCAAGGCGCTGGAGCAGTTCTACCCGCAGCTCAAGGATGTACGCCTGCTCGACTACAAAGTTCGCATCGTTGACCAGGGAGGCGGCACGGGTTCGGTCGTGCGCGTGCTCATAGATTCCACCGACGGCAAGCGCACCTGGAGCACGGTAGGCTCGTCCGAGAACATCATCGAAGCAAGCTGGTACGCCCTGGCCGACAGCCTAGAACTCTGGCTCGCCCGCGAAGCCGTCAGCAGTTGA
- a CDS encoding PDZ domain-containing protein, with translation MSVTNYCRSKGVSMSELKTNNNTNNNAQDRSTDMKKILLGGFLLAVVLGTAGFAAMRAGTTEANETTPAAQTATAIERGITAQQADADEATAKPYIGISIRNAPEDGDTDGALVVSVVEGSPADGRLQVDDIITAIDGAAVSGARDVVGIVHEGAPGDSIVFSVSRAGLTIDISITAGELPADGHPHANRRHGHSYGHGHMGMGKGMLGGVHSSLITSESRYLTDDGVKTVLTAAGTTQNIDATARTLDLLLRDESETLSFTVNDDTKIFVQGVEGAASISDLSVDADTTTMVMQITNEDGTQQVRFVSQGNFAKQRMHHQRSNGK, from the coding sequence ATGTCAGTAACTAACTATTGTCGCAGCAAGGGCGTTTCAATGAGTGAGCTCAAAACAAATAACAATACAAATAACAATGCCCAAGACAGGAGCACAGACATGAAAAAGATATTATTGGGAGGTTTTCTCCTCGCTGTCGTTCTCGGCACGGCGGGCTTTGCCGCGATGCGCGCCGGCACGACTGAGGCAAACGAGACGACACCGGCGGCGCAGACCGCTACCGCCATCGAGCGCGGCATCACCGCACAGCAGGCAGATGCAGACGAAGCGACCGCCAAGCCCTACATCGGCATAAGCATCAGGAACGCGCCGGAAGACGGCGACACCGACGGCGCGCTGGTAGTCAGCGTGGTCGAGGGCAGCCCGGCTGACGGCAGATTGCAGGTGGACGACATCATCACCGCGATAGACGGCGCGGCAGTAAGCGGAGCGCGCGATGTGGTCGGCATCGTTCACGAGGGCGCGCCCGGCGACAGCATCGTATTCAGCGTGTCGCGCGCCGGGCTCACGATAGACATCAGCATTACGGCCGGCGAACTGCCCGCGGACGGTCATCCGCATGCCAATCGCAGACACGGGCACAGCTACGGACATGGACACATGGGCATGGGCAAAGGCATGCTAGGCGGCGTCCACAGCAGCCTAATCACATCGGAATCGCGCTACCTGACGGATGACGGCGTGAAGACCGTCCTAACGGCAGCAGGCACAACGCAGAACATCGATGCGACCGCCCGCACATTGGACTTGCTGCTGCGCGACGAATCCGAAACGCTATCGTTCACCGTCAACGACGACACAAAGATTTTCGTGCAAGGCGTCGAAGGCGCGGCAAGCATTTCCGATCTGAGCGTGGACGCTGACACGACCACCATGGTGATGCAAATTACGAACGAAGACGGCACACAGCAAGTCCGCTTCGTATCACAAGGCAACTTCGCCAAGCAACGAATGCACCACCAACGCAGCAACGGCAAGTAG
- a CDS encoding MFS transporter, whose protein sequence is MSQQTALRRLKDAPHLAALKHRDYRMTWTANMFAGAAMWTFFVAFQWFTLDVSDSSGWVGIMTFASMIPFLVVSPFGGLMADLIDRRTLAQLMLLASFIVTAALAALVISGAVKLWHVAALAFLGGAFRAVQEPTISALIPNQVPRSVLLNAITLNAATRHGARFFGLLIGAPLLAVPSIGVAGVLVLSALLAAVSTLLMSLVRTASRGDERAGQGVASDMAKGIWAGLAYIYTNKPIALFIIMVALHCAFVMSFDSILPVFTETSLGATDGSTLGWLVMGIGAGSLVGTLLLAGVRDEKTKGQLLVWTGLFSGITPMAMALSFNVPLGIAASVGMGISQATFMALTSTYVQSLAPDRLRGRISSLYILHAGGIMAFANLGYGFIADSFSAPPILLITGVAFVAVMLALGFGQPILRRVYRTGQVAPA, encoded by the coding sequence TTGTCACAACAGACTGCGCTCCGCAGGTTGAAGGATGCGCCGCATCTCGCCGCGCTGAAGCACCGCGATTATCGGATGACTTGGACGGCGAATATGTTCGCGGGCGCCGCGATGTGGACATTCTTCGTCGCGTTCCAATGGTTCACGCTCGATGTGTCGGACTCGTCCGGCTGGGTCGGCATAATGACCTTCGCGTCGATGATCCCGTTCTTGGTGGTGTCGCCGTTCGGCGGGCTAATGGCGGACCTCATCGACCGGCGCACGCTCGCGCAGTTGATGCTGCTCGCTAGTTTCATCGTTACCGCAGCGCTTGCCGCGCTGGTGATTTCCGGCGCGGTGAAATTGTGGCATGTCGCGGCGCTGGCGTTCCTTGGCGGCGCGTTCCGTGCGGTGCAAGAGCCGACAATCTCGGCGCTCATCCCGAATCAGGTGCCTCGGAGTGTGCTGCTGAACGCAATAACGCTGAACGCAGCTACGCGGCACGGCGCGCGATTTTTCGGTTTGCTCATAGGCGCGCCGCTGCTTGCAGTGCCGTCAATCGGAGTCGCGGGCGTGCTGGTGCTCAGCGCGCTGCTCGCCGCCGTCAGCACGCTGCTGATGTCGCTGGTCCGGACGGCATCCCGCGGCGATGAACGCGCAGGGCAGGGCGTAGCGAGCGATATGGCAAAGGGTATCTGGGCAGGTTTGGCGTATATCTACACCAACAAGCCAATCGCCCTGTTCATAATTATGGTCGCGCTTCACTGCGCCTTCGTGATGTCGTTCGACTCCATACTGCCCGTGTTCACCGAGACGAGCCTAGGCGCGACAGACGGCTCTACACTGGGCTGGCTGGTGATGGGCATCGGCGCAGGGTCGCTCGTCGGCACGCTGCTGCTGGCGGGTGTGCGCGACGAAAAGACAAAGGGGCAGCTGCTGGTATGGACGGGGCTGTTCAGCGGGATAACGCCAATGGCGATGGCGCTGTCGTTCAATGTGCCGCTGGGCATTGCGGCGAGCGTGGGCATGGGCATATCGCAGGCGACATTTATGGCGCTGACAAGCACCTATGTGCAGTCGCTCGCACCGGACAGACTGCGGGGCAGAATATCCAGCCTGTACATACTGCATGCGGGCGGCATAATGGCGTTCGCCAATTTGGGCTATGGCTTCATCGCGGACTCGTTCTCCGCGCCGCCGATCCTGCTCATCACGGGCGTCGCCTTCGTCGCGGTCATGCTTGCGTTGGGATTCGGGCAGCCGATATTGCGGCGCGTGTATCGTACGGGGCAGGTTGCGCCGGCGTAG
- a CDS encoding UTP--glucose-1-phosphate uridylyltransferase: MDIRKAVIPAAGFGTRFLPVTRTVPKVMLPVLDEPAIQFSVREAAQAGIEHIVFVISRGQEATNDYFQPVPALERALEERGNTELLNRMREISSMIETSFVYQDEQLGLGHAVLMARDQIGSEPFAVFLPDDIIFSDAPVIGEMMRVFAEHGSSVIAVKQVPDAAIPSLGVIDPERLSERVYRIKGMVEKPRLEDAPSNLAIIGRYVLTPEVFDAIESGRPGAIGEIQLTDAIEAVRAEQGAYAYRITDDHFDVGTPAGMLKASVYAALRRDDMEGEMREWLAAALAG; this comes from the coding sequence ATGGACATCAGAAAAGCGGTAATACCGGCGGCGGGTTTTGGCACGCGCTTTCTGCCTGTGACGCGCACCGTGCCTAAGGTGATGCTGCCTGTGCTGGACGAACCCGCGATCCAATTCTCCGTGCGCGAGGCGGCACAGGCGGGCATAGAACACATCGTGTTCGTCATATCGCGCGGGCAAGAGGCTACGAACGACTATTTCCAGCCTGTCCCCGCATTAGAGCGCGCGTTGGAAGAACGCGGCAATACCGAACTGCTGAATAGGATGCGAGAAATTTCCTCTATGATAGAGACCAGTTTCGTATATCAGGACGAGCAGCTCGGACTGGGGCATGCCGTGCTGATGGCAAGAGACCAAATCGGCAGCGAACCCTTTGCCGTCTTTCTGCCCGACGACATCATCTTCTCGGACGCGCCCGTCATAGGCGAAATGATGCGCGTGTTCGCGGAGCACGGCAGCAGCGTGATAGCAGTTAAGCAGGTGCCGGACGCCGCCATCCCAAGCTTGGGTGTCATCGACCCGGAGCGGCTGTCGGAGCGCGTGTATCGCATCAAGGGCATGGTGGAAAAGCCGCGCCTGGAGGATGCCCCGTCGAATCTGGCAATCATCGGGCGATATGTGCTGACGCCAGAGGTGTTCGACGCTATCGAAAGCGGGCGACCGGGCGCAATCGGCGAGATACAGCTGACGGACGCAATCGAAGCCGTGCGCGCCGAACAGGGCGCATACGCATACCGCATCACCGACGACCACTTCGATGTCGGCACGCCTGCGGGTATGTTGAAAGCGTCGGTGTACGCTGCGCTGCGGCGGGACGATATGGAGGGGGAGATGCGAGAATGGTTGGCGGCGGCGCTGGCTGGCTGA
- a CDS encoding formyl-CoA transferase (catalyzes the formation of oxalyl-CoA from oxalate and Formyl-CoA), with translation MDKALNGIRIVDMTQYEAGTSCTQMLAWLGADVIKVENPTRGDPGRGIRGTEVDSDYFLNFNSNKRSVTLNLKTERGKELLLELVKQADVVTENLSPGAIERMGLGYDTLSAVNPCIILARIKGFGTYGPYSNIKSFDPVAQAAGGAFSATGDPDGPPVKPGHSVGDSGTGMHAVVGILAALWQRQTTGKGQQVEVSMQDAMVNFGRTWMTRSEQGTVPIKRTGNSFGNRPGVGTFRCAPGGYDDYVYMIAIPVRGATLNALATALDRPDLMDDPRFSDPEHYLEMGDEINALIEEWTMQRDKFEVMRILGEIGIPCSACFSSEDIYSDEHLLEREMIVRVDHPTRGEFAVPGCPIKLSDSPVELKAAPLLGEHNAEVLSGLLNGNGETLEDLKSQKVI, from the coding sequence ATGGACAAAGCGTTGAACGGCATACGGATTGTTGATATGACGCAGTATGAAGCCGGCACATCCTGCACGCAGATGCTGGCGTGGCTCGGCGCGGATGTGATCAAGGTGGAAAACCCCACCAGAGGCGATCCCGGACGCGGCATCAGAGGCACGGAGGTTGATTCGGACTACTTCCTGAACTTCAACTCCAACAAGCGCAGCGTTACGCTGAACTTGAAGACCGAACGCGGCAAGGAGTTGCTGCTCGAACTGGTGAAGCAAGCCGATGTGGTTACCGAGAATCTGTCGCCCGGCGCGATTGAACGCATGGGGCTTGGCTACGACACGCTGTCGGCGGTCAATCCCTGCATCATTTTGGCGCGCATCAAGGGCTTTGGCACATACGGGCCATACAGCAACATCAAGAGCTTCGACCCTGTGGCGCAGGCTGCGGGCGGCGCGTTTTCCGCAACGGGCGACCCGGACGGTCCGCCTGTCAAGCCCGGCCATTCGGTCGGCGACTCCGGTACCGGCATGCACGCCGTTGTGGGCATACTCGCGGCGCTGTGGCAGCGGCAGACGACCGGCAAAGGGCAGCAGGTCGAAGTGTCCATGCAGGACGCGATGGTCAACTTCGGGCGCACTTGGATGACGCGCTCCGAGCAAGGCACCGTGCCGATAAAGCGCACCGGCAACAGCTTCGGCAACCGACCCGGCGTTGGCACATTCCGCTGCGCGCCGGGCGGCTACGACGACTATGTGTATATGATCGCCATCCCCGTGCGCGGCGCGACGCTGAACGCGCTCGCCACCGCGCTGGACAGGCCCGACTTGATGGACGACCCGCGCTTCTCCGACCCGGAGCATTATTTGGAGATGGGCGATGAGATTAACGCACTGATTGAAGAGTGGACGATGCAGCGCGACAAGTTCGAGGTGATGCGCATTCTTGGCGAGATTGGCATACCGTGCAGCGCGTGCTTCAGCTCGGAAGACATATATTCGGACGAGCACCTGCTGGAGCGTGAGATGATTGTGCGCGTTGACCATCCCACGCGCGGCGAGTTCGCGGTGCCGGGCTGCCCGATAAAGCTGTCGGATTCGCCCGTCGAGCTGAAAGCCGCGCCGCTGCTGGGCGAGCACAACGCAGAAGTGCTGTCCGGCTTGCTGAACGGCAACGGCGAAACGCTCGAAGACCTGAAATCGCAGAAGGTCATCTAA
- a CDS encoding 5'-methylthioadenosine/S-adenosylhomocysteine nucleosidase, with translation MTILIAAPIPQEYEALTDALSAMGLNGVERDVGRLTAMQYDGDLLVAQGGLGKAQFAAQTQHIISHLEIESPGELRALVCAGTCGRLDKSLSVGDVVVATQTVEHDFNRGMALIKMPLPSFDGDAALIAKLREIATREDLPCKLHFGGVASGDEGIASEKRIRELQESTGALVVAWEGAGGARAAQLSGVPYLEIRAISDGAGEDAMQEFWSNIPIAMGSIAVVVRELAGWTE, from the coding sequence ATGACAATCCTAATAGCAGCACCAATACCGCAAGAATATGAAGCGCTTACCGACGCGCTGTCCGCGATGGGCTTGAACGGCGTGGAGCGCGATGTCGGACGCCTGACCGCAATGCAGTATGACGGCGACTTGCTCGTGGCGCAAGGCGGGCTTGGTAAAGCGCAGTTCGCCGCGCAGACACAGCACATCATTAGCCACCTCGAAATCGAGAGTCCCGGCGAGCTGCGCGCGCTTGTGTGCGCCGGCACTTGCGGGCGGCTCGACAAGTCTCTGAGCGTGGGCGATGTCGTGGTCGCCACGCAGACCGTCGAGCACGATTTCAATCGCGGCATGGCGCTTATAAAGATGCCCCTGCCGTCGTTCGACGGCGATGCCGCGCTGATAGCCAAACTGCGCGAAATCGCGACGCGCGAAGACCTGCCGTGCAAATTGCATTTCGGTGGCGTAGCGAGCGGCGACGAGGGCATTGCCAGCGAGAAGCGTATCCGCGAGCTGCAAGAAAGCACGGGCGCGCTGGTCGTCGCGTGGGAAGGCGCAGGCGGGGCGAGGGCGGCGCAATTGTCCGGCGTGCCATACCTCGAAATCCGCGCCATATCCGACGGCGCCGGCGAAGACGCCATGCAAGAGTTCTGGTCGAATATCCCCATCGCCATGGGCAGCATAGCAGTGGTGGTGCGAGAGTTAGCAGGATGGACAGAATAG
- a CDS encoding M67 family metallopeptidase → MLTIPKEYADDIIAHSQQEDPNECCGMLAGKNDDVAQVYRITNATPSPYRYVMEPQEMMSAMLDADANSWDITAFYHSHTHSPAYPSPTDVRMAQDSGWLGEDIYYILISLEDKSAPLMRAFRIMESGEIVEQDFAVTG, encoded by the coding sequence TTGCTGACCATTCCCAAAGAGTACGCCGACGACATTATTGCTCACTCGCAGCAGGAAGACCCGAACGAATGCTGCGGCATGCTCGCGGGCAAGAACGACGATGTGGCGCAGGTGTACCGCATCACCAACGCGACGCCTAGCCCATATCGCTATGTGATGGAGCCGCAAGAGATGATGAGCGCGATGCTAGACGCCGACGCGAACTCTTGGGACATCACGGCGTTCTACCATTCGCACACACACAGCCCCGCGTACCCGTCGCCGACCGACGTGCGAATGGCGCAGGACAGCGGCTGGCTCGGTGAGGACATCTACTACATCCTAATCTCTTTGGAAGACAAATCCGCGCCGCTAATGCGCGCATTCCGCATAATGGAATCCGGCGAAATCGTGGAGCAAGACTTCGCTGTAACGGGATAG
- the folD gene encoding bifunctional methylenetetrahydrofolate dehydrogenase/methenyltetrahydrofolate cyclohydrolase FolD, with the protein MSATLIDGTSIAAEVRGEVGEVVAEMRSKHGVAPGLAVVLIGDDPASAVYVRMKERAAIEAGMVSETINLPADTPQEEALAAVQRLNEDARYHGILVQLPLPDHIDEDTVIQSINPDKDVDGLHPFNMGLLMAGKPRFIPATPAGIQQMLMRTGNDPSGKHVVVCGRSNIVGKPIMNLLMQRQDGANATVSVCHTRTRDLAAMTRQADILIAAVGSPQMITADMVSEGVVVIDVGVNRVDAPERRRGYRLVGDVDFDAVAEKAAAITPVPGGVGPMTIAMLLQNTMNAARWSIHPDLR; encoded by the coding sequence ATGAGCGCAACCTTGATTGACGGCACGAGCATAGCCGCAGAAGTGCGCGGCGAAGTCGGCGAAGTCGTGGCGGAGATGCGCAGCAAGCACGGCGTCGCGCCCGGTCTCGCTGTCGTGCTCATCGGCGACGACCCGGCGTCTGCCGTGTATGTACGAATGAAGGAACGCGCCGCCATCGAAGCCGGCATGGTGTCCGAGACGATAAATCTGCCCGCCGACACGCCGCAGGAAGAAGCACTCGCCGCGGTGCAGCGCTTGAACGAAGACGCGCGCTATCACGGCATTCTCGTGCAGCTGCCACTGCCCGACCATATTGACGAAGATACAGTCATCCAGTCGATCAACCCGGACAAGGATGTCGATGGGCTGCACCCGTTCAACATGGGATTGCTTATGGCTGGCAAGCCGCGCTTCATACCGGCGACACCGGCGGGCATACAGCAGATGCTGATGCGCACAGGCAACGACCCCTCCGGCAAACATGTGGTCGTGTGCGGACGCAGCAACATCGTGGGCAAGCCGATAATGAACCTGCTGATGCAGCGGCAGGACGGCGCGAACGCCACGGTGTCGGTCTGCCACACGCGCACACGCGACCTCGCCGCGATGACCCGGCAGGCGGACATTCTCATCGCCGCAGTCGGCAGCCCGCAGATGATAACCGCCGATATGGTGAGTGAGGGCGTGGTCGTCATTGATGTCGGTGTGAACCGCGTGGATGCGCCGGAGCGCAGACGCGGCTACCGATTGGTTGGTGATGTAGATTTTGACGCGGTCGCAGAAAAGGCAGCCGCCATCACTCCGGTGCCCGGAGGCGTCGGTCCCATGACAATCGCTATGCTCCTGCAAAATACCATGAACGCCGCCCGCTGGTCCATTCACCCCGACTTGCGATGA